The following is a genomic window from bacterium.
CACAGGATTGCACTAGCTTTCTGTATAATGGATTTATCCTAATCATAGGCAATTCTTCATTATTAATTACGATTGCGTATTCGACTTCCTCAGCCACCTTTTTAATAGTAACATCAGGCGTAATGTATTTTATCTGAACAGGGTTATACTGTCTTCCAGGTTTTGGCTCAAGAGAGCATATTAATCCAGCTTCTTTAATGACTTTACATTCAGAGATATTAAGATCATTAGCAATAGATTTGTAGTTTTTCTTGCCTATATCTCCTAAATGATACTTAACTATTTTCTGATTATAGGTATTTTCCTTGCCCATGGATTTTATCTGAATAAGCAAACATTCATCAATTGTTCTTGCCCCAACTCCAGCAGGGTCAAATTGCTGTATTATCCCTAAAATCTTCTCAATGCTCTTTGGTGGTACATTTGTAATAGATGCCAGCTCATTCACTGAACTTTGCAGATATCCATCGTCATTTATTTCATTAATAATTACCTCTCCAATTTTATAATCATCATCTGATAATTTAACAAGATGCAGCTGCTTAAATAGATGTTCTCTCAAGCCTGAAATATTAGTGATTAAAGTTTCTGCATAGTCCCTTTTCTCCTGTTTTTCTCTTGTATCTTCCTTCTCATGTGTCTGACTGTAATATTCCTGCCAATCTCGGTCAAGTTTGGAGAATTGCTCCAGTTCTTCTTTTATATGTGCATCAAGACTTTCTTCAATACTACTATCTTCTGCATTAACAGTCTCTGTTTCCTTAACCAGCTCAAGCATAGGGTTTTCTACCA
Proteins encoded in this region:
- the rpoN gene encoding RNA polymerase factor sigma-54, which encodes MLKQELLLKQTQKLVMTPEMRQSIHMLQMPLLELKETIEQELVENPMLELVKETETVNAEDSSIEESLDAHIKEELEQFSKLDRDWQEYYSQTHEKEDTREKQEKRDYAETLITNISGLREHLFKQLHLVKLSDDDYKIGEVIINEINDDGYLQSSVNELASITNVPPKSIEKILGIIQQFDPAGVGARTIDECLLIQIKSMGKENTYNQKIVKYHLGDIGKKNYKSIANDLNISECKVIKEAGLICSLEPKPGRQYNPVQIKYITPDVTIKKVAEEVEYAIVINNEELPMIRINPLYRKLVQSCGEEKAKKFLLEKFKSAIWLLKSIKQRHATISKVTKHIVKYQKQFLEKGLSHLKPLTLKEVADALEVHQSTISRTISNKYIQTPHGLLPLKYFFSGGVLMSNNPASSTYIKAKIRHLIENEDHKKPISDQKIADKLKALGINIARRTVAKYRESLNILPSSLRKS